One Lampris incognitus isolate fLamInc1 chromosome 14, fLamInc1.hap2, whole genome shotgun sequence DNA window includes the following coding sequences:
- the pnhd gene encoding uncharacterized protein pnhd — protein MTLKDPRKAMERLSTVAGVLSKHVEQRNLFAQRACCKRQSHFVYIGQDISGSPVSVDVGMCRSHCGAAARAAKETGQQEYTKHSSMLEFLRSKKARAHGPPESDRGAAPGRAPSCGAAQVCEPTGMRVERLLLFEGPRDVEVIQECHCETQLSQCVRVPSLRTYFFETPYETVIDVGGCSVSKGAPEGFSCAPTKFESALVETPNKVDLIQTVAACELKESCYRVPYVEHYYEIVNHADGIREERLKEIDVGRCLGECTTGNQCLLRSPSDPEICHLWAHRPTHSCVPQGYESHTFLNQHGHIRTILSITSCLCQS, from the exons ATGACGCTAAAGGACCCCAGGAAAGCGATGGAGAGGTTATCTACAG TGGCTGGAGTGTTGAGCAAACATGTGGAGCAGAGAAACCTGTTTGCACAGCGGGCATGCTGCAAAAGACAGAGCCACTTTGTGTACATTGGCCAAG ACATCTCTGGGAgtcctgtcagtgtggatgtggggatgtgtcggTCACACTGTGGCGCTGCAGCCAGAGCAGCCAAAGAAACGGGACAGCAAGAATACACGAAACACTCTTCCATGCTGGAATTTCTCAGGAGCAAAAAG GCGAGAGCGCATGGACCCCCGGAGTCAGACCGCGGGGCCGCACCGGGCCGCGCGCCGTCCTGCGGAGCAGCTCAAGTGTGTGAACCGACCGGGATGCGTGTGGAGCGGCTGCTCCTGTTCGAGGGGCCGCGGGACGTGGAAGTCATCCAGGAGTGCCACTGCGAGACCCAGCTGAGCCAGTGTGTGCGGGTGCCCTCTCTCAGGACCTACTTCTTTGAGACGCCCTATGAGACCGTCATAGATGTGGGAGGCTGCTCCGTGTCCAAGGGcgccccag AGGGATTCTCCTGTGCCCCTACCAAGTTCGAGTCGGCCCTGGTGGAGACGCCTAACAAAGTGGACCTCATCCAGACGGTGGCAGCCTGTGAGTTGAAGGAAAGTTGCTACCGGGTTCCTTACGTGGAGCACTACTATGAAATAGTCAACCACGCCGATGGCATAAGAGAAGAGAGACTTAAG GAAATAGATGTGGGCAGATGTTTGGGAGAGTGTACCACAGGAAACCAATGCCTTCTCAG GAGCCCTTCAGATCCAGAGATATGCCACTTGTGGGCTCACAGACCGACCCACTCCTGTGTCCCTCAGGGCTACGAGAGCCACACATTCCTCAACCAGCATGGGCACATTCGCACCATTCtctccatcacttcctgtctgtgtcAGAGCTGA
- the admp gene encoding anti-dorsalizing morphogenic protein, giving the protein MLPLPLLATSLATLVCAVSARPSLNYLENPFGVESESEEVRSEAIKRLLEVFGMEDPPLPRGHKQPPQYMLDLYNTVADVDGVTKDPYLLEGNTVRSFFDKLRSEQVEFRFNLSTVGRSEKVLTAELHLFKLRSQTSAALNRHHFCQVSVYQLLDSSKMNVTQGKKLLSSRLIPIHSSGWEVFTITQAVRSWMLDEGSNLGLQVVVRSLAGTQMDMKLVRFASGRNHHQSKQPMLVLFTDDGRHSATLESKELSDAPASPGLPHLPSAGLASRSARSLDYSEDYSASLPCQRLPLYVDFEEIGWSGWIVSPRGYNAYHCKGSCPFPLGQNMRPTNHATVQSIINALKLTKGIETPCCVPDKLFSINLLYFDDEENVVLKQYNDMVAGSCGCH; this is encoded by the exons atgctgccgctgccgctgctcgcGACGAGTCTCGCCACGCTCGTGTGCGCCGTCTCCGCGAGGCCGTCTCTCAACTACCTGGAGAATCCCTTCGGCGTCGAGAGCGAGTCGGAAGAAGTGCGCTCCGAGGCCATCAAGAGACTTCTGGAGGTGTTCGGGATGGAGGACCCTCCTCTCCCGCGGGGCCACAAGCAGCCTCCACAGTACATGCTTGACCTGTACAACACGGTGGCCGATGTGGACGGCGTCACCAAGGACCCCTACCTGTTGGAAGGCAACACCGTCCGCAGCTTCTTTGACAAAT tgCGCAGTGAGCAGGTTGAGTTCCGGTTCAACTTGTCCACGGTGGGCAGATCTGAGAAGGTCCTCACCGCAGAGCTCCATTTGTTCAAGCTGCGTTCACAGACGTCAGCGGCGCTCAACAGGCATCATTTCTGCCAG gtCAGTGTGTATCAGCTGCTTGACAGCAGCAAAATGAACGTCACGCAGGGGAAGAAGCTGCTGTCTTCTCGTCTGATTCCCATCCACTCCAGTGGCTGGGAGGTGTTTACCATCACGCAAGCA GTGCGCTCCTGGATGTTGGATGAGGGCAGCAACTTGGGGCTCCAGGTGGTAGTTAGATCCCTGGCAGGGACCCAGATGGATATGAAACTGGTTCGCTTTGCCTCGGGACGCAACCATCACCAGAGCAAGCAGCCCATGTTGGTCCTGTTCACTGACGATGGTCGTCACTCTGCGACTCTTGAGAGCAAAG AACTCAGTGATGCCCCAGCCTCTCCCGGTCTGCCCCATCTTCCCAGTGCAGGCCTTGCCTCCCGCAGCGCCCGGTCCCTGGACTATAGCGAGGACTACAGTGCGTCACTGCCCTGCCAGCGGCTGCCCCTCTACGTGGACTTTGAGGAGATCGGCTGGTCGGGCTGGATTGTGTCCCCGCGGGGTTACAACGCCTACCACTGCAAGGGCTCCTGCCCCTTCCCCCTGGGCCAGAACATGAGGCCGACCAACCACGCCACCGTCCAGTCCATCATCAACGCCCTGAAGCTGACCAAGGGCATCGAGACGCCGTGCTGCGTGCCGGACAAGCTCTTCTCCATCAACCTGCTCTACTTTGATGATGAAGAGAACGTGGTGCTCAAACAGTATAACGACATGGTGGCTGGGAGCTGTGGTTGCCATTGA